One segment of Curtobacterium sp. MR_MD2014 DNA contains the following:
- a CDS encoding glycosyltransferase family 2 protein, whose amino-acid sequence MSDRTERGGAVPQRAAIVTVSYESGDVLPAFLASTAAASSRDVEVVVADNDSATADALRRVTETAGARFVAVGANLGYGAAVNRAVASLDPDVRWVLVSNPDVVLAPGALDRLIATAETDGTIGAVGPRLLEPDGAVYPSARLVPSLRTGLGHAVFANVWHGNPWTKRYRQEGDHTVRRDAGWLSGACVLVRRDVYDRLGGFDETYFMYFEDVDLGWRIGRLGLRNVYEPEAVATHVGGTATRGSSERMRRAHHESAYRFLAGKYAAWWLWPLRAVLRVALSVRARATRTR is encoded by the coding sequence ATGAGCGACCGGACCGAGCGGGGCGGTGCGGTCCCCCAGCGTGCCGCGATCGTGACGGTGTCGTACGAGTCCGGCGACGTGCTGCCCGCGTTCCTCGCGTCCACCGCCGCCGCGAGCAGCCGGGACGTCGAGGTCGTGGTCGCCGACAACGACTCGGCGACCGCCGACGCACTCCGCCGCGTGACCGAGACGGCCGGGGCGCGCTTCGTCGCGGTCGGCGCGAACCTCGGGTACGGGGCCGCCGTGAACCGCGCCGTCGCCTCGCTCGACCCCGACGTGCGGTGGGTCCTCGTGTCCAACCCCGACGTCGTGCTGGCCCCCGGAGCGCTCGACCGCCTGATCGCCACCGCCGAGACGGACGGGACGATCGGGGCCGTCGGGCCGCGCCTGCTCGAGCCCGACGGTGCGGTCTACCCGTCGGCGCGGCTCGTCCCCTCGCTCCGCACCGGGCTCGGCCACGCGGTCTTCGCGAACGTCTGGCACGGTAACCCGTGGACGAAGCGCTACCGGCAGGAAGGCGACCACACGGTGCGTCGTGACGCCGGCTGGCTGTCCGGCGCGTGCGTGCTCGTGCGCCGCGACGTCTACGACCGCCTGGGCGGCTTCGACGAGACCTACTTCATGTACTTCGAGGACGTCGACCTGGGGTGGCGCATCGGTCGCCTCGGCCTGCGGAACGTGTACGAGCCGGAGGCGGTCGCCACCCACGTGGGCGGTACCGCGACGCGTGGATCCTCGGAGCGGATGCGCCGCGCCCACCACGAGAGCGCGTACCGCTTCCTGGCCGGCAAGTACGCCGCGTGGTGGCTCTGGCCGCTGCGAGCGGTGCTGCGCGTGGCGCTGTCCGTCCGTGCACGTGCCACGCGGACCCGCTGA
- a CDS encoding glycosyltransferase family 2 protein, translating into MDVSVVIVDWHQPELTRRAIDSVRSQRVDADVEVVLVVNEADDRTVAAYRTDLPAVVIVAEPTNAGFAGGVARGIAAASAPVVALLNNDAVADHGFLARGLAALAAGGDRVAGVAATVVLEGGFVPVPAAAAPGPDDLVGVDGRRWRRDADGRTLVNGTGVVLDRSGNGRDRDWLRPLQDAPETAPLFGFSGGAVLLRRDALADVGGFDESLFMYYEDLDVSWRLRLAGYEVRHAPDAVVTHRHAASSGSDSPLVRYQSMRNRLAVVLRNGSPQMVRRVVLRTLARAARDLVRPAGGQLTPAQWARLGREAPGLVGHARRARRGDGTGAAARRAVESLLDAGA; encoded by the coding sequence GTGGACGTCTCCGTGGTCATCGTCGACTGGCACCAGCCCGAGCTCACACGGCGAGCGATCGACTCCGTGCGGTCGCAGCGGGTCGACGCCGATGTCGAGGTGGTGCTCGTCGTGAACGAGGCGGACGACCGCACCGTCGCGGCCTACCGCACCGACCTGCCCGCGGTCGTGATCGTCGCCGAGCCGACGAACGCGGGCTTCGCCGGCGGGGTCGCGCGGGGCATCGCCGCGGCCTCGGCCCCCGTCGTCGCGCTCCTCAACAACGACGCCGTCGCCGACCACGGCTTCCTCGCTCGCGGCCTCGCCGCGCTCGCCGCAGGCGGGGACCGGGTGGCCGGGGTCGCCGCGACGGTCGTGCTCGAGGGCGGCTTCGTGCCCGTCCCCGCCGCGGCGGCCCCCGGTCCGGACGACCTGGTGGGCGTCGACGGTCGACGGTGGCGCCGCGACGCCGACGGTCGCACGCTGGTGAACGGCACGGGGGTCGTGCTCGACCGCTCGGGCAACGGCCGGGACCGCGACTGGCTGCGGCCGCTGCAGGACGCCCCGGAGACCGCGCCGCTCTTCGGGTTCTCCGGCGGGGCGGTCCTCCTGCGCCGGGACGCCCTCGCCGACGTCGGGGGCTTCGACGAGTCCCTCTTCATGTACTACGAGGACCTCGACGTGTCGTGGCGGCTCCGGCTCGCCGGGTACGAGGTCCGCCATGCCCCGGACGCGGTCGTCACCCACCGTCACGCGGCGAGCTCCGGCAGCGACTCCCCGCTGGTGCGGTACCAGAGCATGCGGAACCGCCTGGCGGTCGTGCTGCGGAACGGTTCGCCGCAGATGGTGCGCCGGGTCGTCCTGCGGACGCTCGCACGCGCCGCCCGGGACCTGGTCCGCCCCGCAGGTGGACAGCTGACGCCGGCCCAGTGGGCGCGACTCGGTCGGGAGGCACCCGGTCTCGTCGGGCACGCGCGTCGCGCCCGACGTGGGGACGGCACGGGCGCTGCGGCACGTCGTGCCGTCGAGTCACTGCTCGACGCCGGCGCCTGA
- a CDS encoding ABC transporter permease: protein MSNIVSERFERLRQERMVPAGRPASAVVGSIREVLAHRQLLDLLIRRDLKSRYKDSVLGFAWTLIRPLVQLAIYYFVLGQILGASRNIPEFAIYVFSGLTLYGLFSEIVASGTASIVSNAGLIKKVYLPREIYPLASVGSALFNFGVQLVVLLVAAVLQSGFAWWRPDLLFFFPATLVILIWATALALLLAALNVYLRDMQYLVEVLVLLLMWGSPIVYSWQMVATRAPEWLLTLYTSNPITLAVLGIHRAFWSAGDDAQYPDHLLLRLGIAAVVGLVALLACQRVFAKLQGNFAQEI from the coding sequence ATGAGCAACATCGTCAGCGAGCGGTTCGAACGCCTCCGGCAGGAACGCATGGTCCCGGCAGGGCGTCCGGCGTCCGCCGTGGTGGGCTCGATCCGTGAGGTCCTCGCGCACCGGCAGCTCCTCGACCTGCTGATCCGCCGCGACCTGAAGTCCCGGTACAAGGACAGCGTGCTGGGCTTCGCCTGGACGCTGATCCGGCCGCTCGTGCAGCTCGCGATCTACTACTTCGTGCTCGGCCAGATCCTCGGGGCCTCGCGGAACATCCCCGAGTTCGCGATCTACGTCTTCTCCGGCCTGACGCTGTACGGCCTCTTCAGCGAGATCGTGGCGTCCGGCACCGCGTCGATCGTGAGCAACGCGGGGCTCATCAAGAAGGTCTACCTGCCGCGCGAGATCTACCCGCTCGCGAGCGTCGGGTCCGCGCTCTTCAACTTCGGCGTGCAGCTGGTCGTCCTGCTCGTCGCCGCGGTGCTGCAGAGCGGCTTCGCCTGGTGGCGCCCGGACCTGCTGTTCTTCTTCCCTGCCACGCTCGTGATCCTGATCTGGGCGACGGCGCTCGCCCTGCTCCTCGCCGCACTCAACGTGTACCTGCGCGACATGCAGTACCTGGTCGAGGTGCTCGTGCTCCTGCTCATGTGGGGCTCCCCCATCGTGTACAGCTGGCAGATGGTCGCGACCCGCGCGCCGGAGTGGCTCCTGACGCTCTACACGTCCAACCCGATCACGCTCGCCGTGCTCGGCATCCACCGGGCCTTCTGGTCCGCCGGCGACGACGCGCAGTACCCCGACCACCTGCTGCTCCGCCTCGGCATCGCCGCGGTCGTGGGCCTCGTGGCCCTGCTCGCGTGCCAGCGCGTGTTCGCCAAGCTGCAGGGCAACTTCGCCCAGGAGATCTGA
- a CDS encoding glycosyltransferase: MSTFAPRVSVVVINFRGTDDTLECIARLSEVDWPADRLEIVVVENGSGDDSEARLRAELGDRANVRIIVSPENLGFTGGSNLGAREATGDVVAFLNNDAKPHPDWVKEGIAGFAPSPRVAAVASKVLDWEGRTIDFVESGLSWFGMGYKAHIAEVDDGRFDEPRDLLFGTGSALFVRRDVFLEVGGFDDGLFMFYDDVDLGWRLNLLGYRVRFAPRSVVFHKHHGSMKSFGDHREMYLLERNALHLLYKNLSEENLGVFLPAALALLARRAVAKSGRDSQEFDIRRFTGAPDEFDPLTPISKETVAGFFALDQFVADLPRLSEERRRIQAQRVRSDKDVFRLFGDAFKPLFEDGYFLEGYRAILESFDVEAPMHRTKVLVITGDALGEKMAGPGMRAWKIAESLAPDNDVRLVTWNVANRKSDAFDVARVPLQHERAMREHEEWADVIFFQGYALHHFTTLQQSNKIMVVDLYDPMHLEQLEQARDNGDVGWRNQVTSTTEVINAQLERGDFFLCASERQRLFWLGQLAAVGRVNPDNYLADDNLQKLIAIAPFGLDSKPPQHERKAIRGVTPGIGEDDKVVIWGGGIYNWFDTPSLVRAIAHVAERHDDIRLFFLGVAHPNPDVPEMAIVSETRRISDELGLTGKHVFFNEQWVALDDRQNYLLEADAGVSTHFAHIETTFSFRTRILDYMWANLPIVTTDGDSFGDLVAAEGMGVAVQERDVDALAAALESMLYDPEAAQAARDAVRRVRDDFTWERALAPLVEFCKDPQPAADRAHDAAVPAGSVTAGSRPRVALSPARQREMEFHEIANSRHGVVRDVRLATWYLRQNGVGGLRAKVQDRVRLMRESRNGR; encoded by the coding sequence ATGTCCACCTTCGCGCCCCGCGTGTCCGTCGTCGTCATCAACTTCCGCGGCACGGACGACACGCTCGAGTGCATCGCCCGGCTCAGCGAGGTGGACTGGCCGGCCGACCGGCTCGAGATCGTCGTGGTCGAGAACGGCTCCGGCGACGACAGCGAGGCACGTCTGCGCGCCGAGCTCGGCGACCGGGCGAACGTCCGCATCATCGTCTCCCCCGAGAACCTCGGCTTCACCGGCGGCAGCAACCTCGGCGCGCGCGAGGCGACCGGCGACGTGGTCGCGTTCCTCAACAACGACGCCAAGCCGCACCCGGACTGGGTGAAGGAGGGCATCGCCGGGTTCGCCCCGAGCCCGCGCGTCGCCGCCGTGGCGAGCAAGGTCCTGGACTGGGAGGGCCGCACCATCGACTTCGTCGAGTCCGGCCTGAGCTGGTTCGGGATGGGCTACAAGGCGCACATCGCCGAGGTCGACGACGGCCGCTTCGACGAGCCGCGTGACCTGCTCTTCGGAACCGGGTCGGCGCTGTTCGTCCGCCGTGACGTCTTCCTCGAGGTCGGCGGCTTCGACGACGGCCTCTTCATGTTCTACGACGACGTCGACCTGGGCTGGCGGCTCAACCTGCTCGGCTACCGCGTCCGGTTCGCGCCGCGATCGGTTGTCTTCCACAAGCACCACGGCTCGATGAAGTCGTTCGGCGACCACCGCGAGATGTACCTGCTCGAGCGGAACGCCCTGCACCTGCTCTACAAGAACCTGTCCGAGGAGAACCTCGGCGTGTTCCTGCCGGCGGCCCTCGCGCTCCTGGCCCGTCGCGCGGTCGCCAAGAGCGGACGGGACTCGCAGGAGTTCGACATCCGCCGCTTCACGGGTGCGCCCGACGAGTTCGATCCGCTGACGCCGATCTCGAAGGAGACCGTCGCCGGGTTCTTCGCGCTCGACCAGTTCGTCGCCGACCTGCCGCGCCTGTCCGAGGAGCGTCGCCGCATCCAGGCGCAGCGCGTGCGGAGCGACAAGGACGTGTTCCGCCTGTTCGGCGACGCCTTCAAGCCGCTGTTCGAGGACGGGTACTTCCTCGAGGGCTACCGCGCGATCCTCGAGTCCTTCGACGTCGAGGCGCCGATGCACCGCACCAAGGTCCTCGTCATCACGGGCGACGCCCTGGGCGAGAAGATGGCCGGCCCCGGCATGCGCGCGTGGAAGATCGCCGAGTCCCTCGCCCCGGACAACGACGTGCGCCTGGTCACCTGGAACGTGGCGAACCGCAAGTCCGACGCCTTCGACGTCGCCCGCGTCCCGCTGCAGCACGAGCGGGCGATGCGGGAGCACGAGGAGTGGGCGGACGTCATCTTCTTCCAGGGCTACGCCCTGCACCACTTCACCACCCTGCAGCAGTCGAACAAGATCATGGTCGTCGACCTGTACGACCCGATGCACCTCGAGCAGCTCGAGCAGGCCCGCGACAACGGCGACGTCGGGTGGCGCAACCAGGTCACGAGCACGACCGAGGTCATCAACGCGCAGCTCGAGCGCGGGGACTTCTTCCTCTGTGCCTCCGAGCGTCAGCGCCTGTTCTGGCTCGGCCAGCTCGCGGCGGTCGGCCGCGTCAACCCGGACAACTACCTGGCGGACGACAACCTGCAGAAGCTGATCGCCATCGCGCCGTTCGGCCTGGACTCGAAGCCCCCGCAGCACGAGCGCAAGGCCATCCGTGGTGTCACCCCCGGCATCGGCGAGGACGACAAGGTCGTCATCTGGGGCGGCGGCATCTACAACTGGTTCGACACCCCGTCGCTCGTCCGCGCGATCGCGCATGTCGCCGAACGCCACGACGACATCCGCCTGTTCTTCCTCGGTGTCGCGCACCCGAACCCGGACGTGCCCGAGATGGCCATCGTCTCGGAGACCCGCCGGATCAGCGACGAGCTCGGCCTGACGGGCAAGCACGTGTTCTTCAACGAGCAGTGGGTCGCGCTCGACGACCGACAGAACTACCTGCTCGAGGCCGACGCCGGCGTGAGCACGCACTTCGCGCACATCGAGACGACCTTCTCGTTCCGCACCCGCATCCTCGACTACATGTGGGCGAACCTGCCGATCGTCACGACCGACGGCGACAGCTTCGGCGACCTCGTCGCAGCCGAGGGCATGGGCGTCGCGGTCCAGGAGCGCGACGTGGACGCACTCGCCGCGGCCCTCGAGTCGATGCTGTACGACCCGGAGGCCGCCCAGGCGGCTCGGGACGCGGTCCGTCGCGTCCGCGACGACTTCACGTGGGAGCGCGCGCTCGCCCCGCTCGTCGAGTTCTGCAAGGACCCGCAGCCGGCGGCGGACCGCGCCCACGACGCCGCGGTGCCGGCCGGCTCCGTCACGGCCGGCAGCCGTCCGCGCGTCGCGCTGAGCCCGGCACGTCAGCGGGAGATGGAGTTCCACGAGATCGCCAACAGCCGCCACGGCGTCGTCCGCGACGTCCGGCTGGCCACCTGGTACCTGCGGCAGAACGGCGTCGGCGGGCTCCGCGCCAAGGTGCAGGACCGCGTCCGGCTGATGCGGGAGAGCAGGAACGGGCGCTGA
- a CDS encoding glycosyltransferase family 2 protein, producing MILAVTLMVRDEADVIPAWLDHHVAQGFDVFVITDNGSVDGTSALLEAFAERDDVTVDLRHDPVHRKQQGTVVTGMARDAASVHGADWVVNADADEFILPVDRTLTVRQVFERLDPVIGAFFVPVVNLTGELAESGAGIERLHWRDERSVEELRAVGLIAPPTANTVHVGDPAVTVVQGNHRASVANGAPVPEGLALEVLHLPWRSWAQYAHRVEVTGRAYDDNPDLTPSPRHHGMRDWRRLQEGVLEAVFSLRFVTDDEAGGGPFTRDDGIAEVLRRAGSTSLGAPEPVVAQQRLEALRSLGRSIADRDGRIAALEDEVRDSAELADSLRRTVQFERDAHRRTEAELAAVRARRIVRLADRAGDAARRIRRR from the coding sequence ATGATCCTCGCCGTCACCCTGATGGTCCGCGACGAAGCGGACGTCATCCCCGCCTGGCTCGACCACCACGTCGCCCAGGGCTTCGACGTCTTCGTCATCACCGACAACGGTTCGGTGGACGGGACGAGCGCCCTGCTCGAAGCCTTCGCCGAACGCGACGACGTCACCGTCGACCTGCGCCACGACCCCGTCCACCGCAAGCAGCAGGGCACCGTCGTGACCGGCATGGCCCGCGACGCCGCGTCGGTGCACGGAGCCGACTGGGTGGTGAACGCGGACGCCGACGAGTTCATCCTGCCCGTCGACCGGACGCTCACCGTCCGACAGGTCTTCGAACGCCTCGACCCGGTGATCGGCGCGTTCTTCGTGCCGGTCGTCAACCTGACCGGCGAACTCGCCGAGTCCGGGGCCGGCATCGAACGCCTGCACTGGCGCGACGAGCGGTCCGTCGAGGAGCTCCGGGCCGTCGGTCTCATCGCCCCGCCCACCGCGAACACGGTCCACGTCGGCGACCCGGCGGTCACGGTCGTGCAGGGCAACCACCGTGCGAGCGTGGCGAACGGCGCTCCGGTGCCGGAGGGCCTCGCGCTCGAGGTCCTGCACCTGCCGTGGCGGTCCTGGGCGCAGTACGCGCACCGCGTCGAGGTCACCGGCCGCGCCTACGACGACAACCCGGACCTCACGCCGAGCCCGCGGCACCACGGCATGCGCGACTGGCGCCGGCTGCAGGAGGGGGTGCTCGAGGCCGTCTTCTCACTCCGCTTCGTGACCGACGACGAGGCAGGGGGCGGACCCTTCACTCGTGACGACGGCATCGCCGAGGTCCTGCGCCGTGCGGGCTCGACCTCGCTCGGTGCGCCGGAGCCCGTCGTCGCACAGCAGCGGCTGGAGGCCCTCCGGTCCCTCGGGCGTTCGATCGCCGACCGCGACGGCCGCATCGCCGCGCTCGAGGACGAGGTGCGCGACAGCGCGGAGCTCGCCGACTCGCTGCGCCGGACGGTGCAGTTCGAGCGCGACGCGCACCGTCGGACCGAGGCGGAACTGGCCGCCGTCAGGGCCCGACGGATCGTCCGGCTCGCCGACCGAGCCGGGGACGCCGCCCGGCGCATCCGACGACGCTGA
- a CDS encoding polyprenol monophosphomannose synthase: MTRNTEAKPLVIVPTYNEAENIKDIAARILETVPSAGLLVVDDGSPDGTGDLVEAMARTDERVHLLRRSGKLGLGTAYVAGFRWGLEHGYDLLVEMDADGSHPADRLPALIAAVADADPSDDVLLAIGSRWMRGGSVVDWPKRREFLSRGANTYARIMLGIDVHDITAGFRVYRADAIARMDLGSIDSKGYCFQIDMTIRTHDLGGRIVEVPIRFRDRIHGVSKMSKDIIVEAMVRTTQWGLQRRFRPRSRR, encoded by the coding sequence ATGACCCGCAACACCGAAGCCAAGCCCCTCGTGATCGTGCCGACCTACAACGAGGCCGAGAACATCAAGGACATCGCGGCACGGATCCTCGAGACCGTGCCCTCGGCAGGGCTCCTCGTGGTGGACGACGGCAGCCCGGACGGCACCGGCGACCTCGTCGAGGCGATGGCCCGGACCGACGAGCGGGTCCACCTGCTCCGTCGCTCCGGCAAGCTCGGCCTCGGGACGGCCTACGTCGCCGGGTTCCGCTGGGGTCTCGAGCACGGCTACGACCTGCTCGTCGAGATGGACGCCGACGGCTCGCACCCGGCCGACCGCCTGCCGGCGCTCATCGCCGCGGTCGCCGACGCGGACCCGTCGGACGACGTCCTGCTCGCCATCGGTTCGCGCTGGATGCGCGGTGGCTCGGTCGTGGACTGGCCCAAGCGCCGCGAGTTCCTGAGCCGTGGGGCCAACACCTACGCGCGCATCATGCTCGGCATCGACGTGCACGACATCACCGCCGGGTTCCGCGTCTACCGGGCGGACGCGATCGCGCGCATGGACCTCGGGTCGATCGACTCGAAGGGCTACTGCTTCCAGATCGACATGACCATCCGGACCCACGACCTCGGTGGGCGGATCGTCGAGGTGCCGATCCGGTTCCGTGACCGCATCCACGGCGTCTCGAAGATGAGCAAGGACATCATCGTCGAGGCGATGGTGCGGACGACGCAGTGGGGGCTCCAGCGCCGGTTCCGACCGCGTTCCCGACGCTAG
- a CDS encoding glycosyltransferase family 4 protein, whose protein sequence is MGAVPVLVDATSVPPSRGGVARYIAGLLQGLGDLDVRVDVVVKPGDLAWLRGLAPTHRYHAAPGWTASRPLRLLWEQVGLPGLLRRTGATVLHSPHYTFPVIRASRTVVTLHDATFFSDPAAHSRLKRTFFRTWTRLARRWARGTVAPSAATVAELDRLAGRARRATVVAHLGVDATVFRVPSAAETAAFRAAHDLGPDTTWIAFLGTVEPRKQVPALLAAHRALRSRGAAVPPLLVAGGLGWDEEARAELSAVGDEPGAPVRYLGYLPIEELHVLLGAARVTAYPSTGEGFGLPVLEAMASGGDVLTTRRLAIPEVGGDAVTYTEPDTDAIRDALAAMLAEPADARAERVHRARVRSAEFTWAACAERHMGVYA, encoded by the coding sequence GTGGGGGCAGTCCCCGTGCTCGTCGACGCGACCTCGGTGCCGCCGAGCCGCGGCGGCGTCGCGCGCTACATCGCCGGTCTGCTGCAGGGCCTCGGCGACCTCGACGTCCGCGTCGACGTCGTCGTGAAGCCCGGCGACCTCGCGTGGCTGCGCGGACTCGCACCGACGCACCGGTACCACGCCGCCCCCGGCTGGACGGCATCGCGGCCGCTCCGGCTGCTGTGGGAGCAGGTCGGTCTGCCGGGGCTGCTCCGTCGCACCGGGGCGACCGTCCTGCACAGCCCGCACTACACGTTCCCGGTGATCCGGGCCTCCCGGACGGTCGTCACGCTGCACGACGCGACGTTCTTCTCCGACCCGGCGGCGCACTCGCGCCTGAAGCGCACCTTCTTCCGCACGTGGACCCGGCTCGCACGGCGGTGGGCACGAGGCACCGTCGCGCCGAGCGCGGCAACGGTCGCCGAGCTCGACCGGCTGGCCGGTCGCGCCCGCCGAGCGACGGTCGTCGCGCACCTCGGGGTGGACGCGACCGTCTTCCGCGTGCCGTCCGCCGCCGAGACGGCGGCCTTCCGCGCCGCACACGACCTCGGCCCGGACACCACCTGGATCGCGTTCCTCGGGACCGTCGAGCCGAGGAAGCAGGTGCCGGCGCTCCTCGCCGCGCACCGAGCACTCCGCAGTCGGGGCGCCGCCGTCCCACCGCTGCTCGTCGCGGGAGGCCTCGGCTGGGACGAGGAGGCGCGGGCCGAGCTCAGCGCCGTCGGCGACGAGCCCGGCGCACCCGTGCGCTACCTCGGCTACCTGCCGATCGAGGAACTCCACGTCCTGCTCGGCGCCGCACGCGTCACCGCCTACCCGAGCACCGGCGAGGGCTTCGGGCTGCCGGTGCTCGAGGCCATGGCCTCCGGCGGCGACGTCCTGACGACCCGGCGGCTCGCGATCCCCGAGGTCGGCGGCGATGCCGTCACGTACACGGAGCCGGACACCGACGCCATCCGCGACGCCCTCGCGGCGATGCTCGCCGAGCCCGCCGACGCCCGGGCGGAGCGCGTGCACCGTGCGCGGGTACGGAGCGCCGAGTTCACCTGGGCCGCCTGCGCCGAGCGCCACATGGGGGTCTACGCATGA
- a CDS encoding ABC transporter ATP-binding protein: MSIDNDTTTDAGSPASPFAGAPDVVTVRNVSKKFTIRKDNSLKERVVTLGRAGRRHSEDFWALRDVSLDIPAGTTIGLLGPNGSGKSTLLKTIGGILEPSSGTVERRGRLAALIELGAGFHPDLTGRENVYLNAAILGQTQEETEARFEDILQFSGIGDFIDTQVKFYSSGMYVRLAFAVAINTDPDVLLVDEVLAVGDEQFQKKCLDKIREFQEQGRTIILVSHSLGQVQELCDSAVVLHHGEVKFQGSARLAVKNFREILEDRRVAEVEANHPEEQATPGKVEHVELEIPGKQPGAEHVHGDDLVVRATFSHTTVLPEWRAGIKIETHLGHPAFGVDSRQLQTRHEPLDGTATVEWHLQDLRLGGGQYFVHVFLAKPNGEHIVIQREAARFVVADEDTQSGIAWTKTTERQVH, encoded by the coding sequence ATGAGCATCGACAACGACACGACCACCGACGCCGGCTCGCCCGCGTCGCCCTTCGCCGGTGCCCCGGACGTCGTCACGGTCCGGAACGTCTCCAAGAAGTTCACGATCCGCAAGGACAACTCGCTCAAGGAGCGCGTCGTCACGCTCGGCCGCGCCGGCCGACGGCACAGCGAGGACTTCTGGGCGCTCCGTGACGTCAGTCTCGACATCCCGGCCGGCACCACCATCGGGCTGCTCGGACCGAACGGGTCGGGGAAGTCGACCCTGCTCAAGACGATCGGCGGCATCCTCGAGCCGAGCTCCGGCACGGTCGAGCGCCGGGGTCGCCTCGCCGCGCTCATCGAGCTCGGCGCCGGCTTCCACCCGGACCTGACCGGTCGCGAGAACGTCTACCTGAACGCCGCGATCCTCGGGCAGACGCAGGAGGAGACCGAGGCCCGCTTCGAGGACATCCTGCAGTTCTCGGGCATCGGTGACTTCATCGACACCCAGGTGAAGTTCTACTCCTCGGGCATGTACGTCCGGCTCGCCTTCGCCGTCGCCATCAACACCGACCCGGACGTCCTGCTCGTCGACGAGGTCCTCGCCGTCGGCGACGAGCAGTTCCAGAAGAAGTGCCTCGACAAGATCCGCGAGTTCCAGGAGCAGGGCCGCACCATCATCCTGGTCTCGCACTCGCTCGGACAGGTGCAGGAGCTCTGCGACTCCGCGGTGGTCCTGCACCACGGTGAGGTCAAGTTCCAGGGGTCCGCTCGGCTCGCGGTGAAGAACTTCCGCGAGATCCTCGAGGACCGTCGTGTCGCCGAGGTCGAGGCGAACCACCCCGAGGAGCAGGCCACCCCGGGCAAGGTCGAGCACGTCGAGCTCGAGATCCCCGGCAAGCAGCCCGGTGCGGAGCACGTGCACGGCGACGACCTGGTCGTCCGCGCGACCTTCTCGCACACCACCGTTCTGCCCGAGTGGCGCGCGGGCATCAAGATCGAGACCCACCTCGGGCACCCCGCGTTCGGTGTCGACAGCCGGCAGCTGCAGACCCGGCACGAGCCGCTCGACGGCACCGCCACGGTCGAGTGGCACCTGCAGGACCTGCGGCTCGGCGGCGGACAGTACTTCGTGCACGTGTTCCTCGCGAAGCCGAACGGCGAGCACATCGTGATCCAGCGCGAGGCAGCTCGCTTCGTCGTCGCCGACGAGGACACCCAGTCCGGCATCGCCTGGACGAAGACCACCGAGCGCCAGGTCCACTGA